In the Papio anubis isolate 15944 chromosome 15, Panubis1.0, whole genome shotgun sequence genome, one interval contains:
- the MZT1 gene encoding mitotic-spindle organizing protein 1, with protein MASSSGAGGAAAAAAANLNAVRETMDVLLEISRILNTGLDMETLSICVRLCEQGINPEALSSVIKELRKATEALKAAENMTS; from the exons ATGGCGAGTAGCAGCGGCGCTGggggggcggcggcggccgcggcggcgAATCTGAATGCGGTGCGGGAGACCATGGACG ttctgCTTGAGATTTCAAGAATTTTGAATACTGGCTTAGATATGGAAACTCTGTCTATTTGTGTACGGCTTTGTGAACAAGGAATTAACCCAGAAGCTTTATCGTCGGTTATTAAGGAGCTTCGCAAGGCTACTGAAGCACTAAAG GCTGCTGAAAATATGACAAGCTGA